The genomic segment GTGCCCTGTCGGACATCCTCGGGTCGCCGGTCGTGCTGAAGATGGAGAACCTGCAGCGCACCGGATCCTTCAAGATCCGTGGCGCAGGTCACCGTCTCGCCCAGCTCACCGAGGAGGAGCGCGCACACGGCGTCGTCGCCGCCTCGGCGGGCAACCACGCGCAGGGCGTCGCCCTGGCCGCGCAGGCGCTTGGGATCCCTGCGACGATCTTCATGCCGCTGGGCGTGCCCGTGCCGAAGCTCCTCGCCACCCGCGGGTACGGCGCCGAGGTCGTCCTCGAGGGCGAGACCGTGGCCACGTCGTTGCGGCTGGCCGCCGAGTACGCCGAGCGCACCGGTGCCATCATGATCCACCCCTTCGACCACCGCGACATCGTCGTCGGCCAGGGCACGCTGGGCCTCGAACTCATCGAGGACGCCCCCGACGTCGACACGATCCTCGTCGGGATCGGCGGCGGGGGGTTGATCGCCGGTGTCGCCGCGGCCGCGAAGGCCGCCGCTGCGAAGATAGGCCGCACGATCCGTGTCATCGGCGTGCAGGCCGAGAACGCCGCTGCTGTTCCGCCCTCGCTCGCCGCAGGGCACCCGGTGGAGATCGAGACGCATCCCACCATCGCCGACGGCATCCTTGTCGCCAGGACCGGTGACGTGCCGTTCGGGATGATCCAGGAGCTCGTCGACGACGTGGTCACCGTCAGCGACGACGACATCGCCCGGGCGCTGCTGGTGTTGCTGGAACAGGCCAAGGTCGTCGTCGAGCCCGCTGGAGCCGTCGGGGTGGCCGCCATCCTCGCCGGCAAGGTCGCCGACACCGGCAAGACCCTGTGCGTGCTGTCCGGCGGCAACATCGACCCTCTGCTGCTGCAGCGCGTCGTGGCCCACGGACTCGCCGCCTCCGGGCGATACCTCACGGTCCGCATCCCGCTTCCCGACCGTCCGGGTCAACTCGCACGCGTGTCCGAACTCGTCGCCGAGGCCGGCGCGAATGTCATGGAGGTCATGCACACCAGGCACGGCCAAGGTCTGCAGATCAGCGAGGTCAGCCTGCAGCTGAGCATCGAGACGCGCGGTGCTGAGCACACCGAGCTCACGCTGGACACGCTCCGGCGTGCCGGCTACGACCCGATCGTCGTCCCCGACTGAACACAACTGCCCCGCGCCGTGATGACGGCGCGGGGCAGATGTGACGGCGGGGGATCAGCCGGCGAAGGTCTCCACGCCGGTGATCTCCACCGAGATGGACTTGCCGTTCGGAGCCTCGTAGGAGGTCTTCTCGCCGATCTTGAGGCCGAGGATCGCCTGACCGAGCGGGCTCGCCTCGCTGTACACGTCGTAGTCCGTGTCTCCGGCGATCTCGCGGCTGCCGAGGAGGAAGCGCTCCTCGCCACCGGCGACGACGGCGGTCACGACGGTGCCGGGCTCGACGACGCCGCGGCTCGCGGGCGCCTCGCCGACCTTGGCGGTCTTCAGCAGCTGCTCGAGCGTGCGGATGCGGGCCTCCTGCTTGCCCTGCTCGTCCTTCGCCGCGTGGTAGCCGCCGTTCTCCTTGAGGTCGCCCTCTTCGCGTGCGGCCTCGATGCGCTTGGCGATCTCGTCGCGACCGACGGTCGAGAGGTGTTCGAGCTCGGCGACGAGTCGATCGTAGGCTTCCTGCGTGAGGAACGGGACCTGAGCGTCTGTGGACACAGCGTGCTCCTTCTCGAAATGCCCTTCAGGGCAGTTGTGCTGGTCGCCCTGGCGGGCGGCGGGGATATGCCAAGACGCCCCGGCGGATTGCCAGGGCGTCGACTCAGGGGATTCTATGCGACCCAGCAGGTGTTCACCAAACCTGTGGTGGCTTCGGCGACGGTGGGGACGGTCACGGTGAGCTGCTGACTGTGCTCGCCGGCCGCAGGGATCTCGAGGACCTTCCAGCCGACGACGCCGAATTCCGCATCGAGCGCCTGGATTGCGCATGCGACGTCCTTGCCCTGGCCGCCCGTGATCTGGAATCGCACCGTCACGCTGTGCTCGTCGACGACCTCATACCCCAGATCGTCTGCGTCCACCGAGTTCATCGACTGGGTGAAGGTCATCCAGCCGAAGACGATGATCGCTGCGGTGACGATGCCGATCCCGATGATCCACGGTGTACGCCCGCGGCGGATGCGGCCGTACCGCTCATCGAGCTCGAGTGCGGTCGTCACGTCGGGTGCCTTTCGGTCGTTAGGCTGGTTACACCAGGTTACGTGACCTGTGATCGAGAGGCGGACAGATGATGGTGTTCTTCGGAACGGTGTTCTCCGGGACCGAGACCCCGATCCCCACGCCTTCGATGACCGTCGATCCGAATTCCGTGACCCCCGGGCCCGCGGGGTTCGCGGTGATCGTGATCGTCGTCCTCGCGGTCGCCTTGCTCATCTGGGACATGAATCGCCGCGTCCGTCGCGTGCGCTACCGCTCAGAGGTGCGCGAGGAGCTGGATGCCGAGCAGGCCGCGTCGCGCGACGCGGCGGGCCCTGCCACCGATGCGCCCGAACGGGCGACGGATGCACCCGCGGCCTCCGAGGACGACACCCGCCCACCCGCCTGACGGCGCGTCAGACCCCGACGCGCTCGAACGGGTCGAGGCTGATGCCCTGCTCGAGGATGCGCGCCGACCACTCGCGAGCGCTGTGCAGGCTGTGGTCGCGGTAATTGCCGCA from the Microbacterium ginsengiterrae genome contains:
- the ilvA gene encoding threonine ammonia-lyase, which encodes MSAVPTLAEFEDAARGLERVISHTPTLPSRALSDILGSPVVLKMENLQRTGSFKIRGAGHRLAQLTEEERAHGVVAASAGNHAQGVALAAQALGIPATIFMPLGVPVPKLLATRGYGAEVVLEGETVATSLRLAAEYAERTGAIMIHPFDHRDIVVGQGTLGLELIEDAPDVDTILVGIGGGGLIAGVAAAAKAAAAKIGRTIRVIGVQAENAAAVPPSLAAGHPVEIETHPTIADGILVARTGDVPFGMIQELVDDVVTVSDDDIARALLVLLEQAKVVVEPAGAVGVAAILAGKVADTGKTLCVLSGGNIDPLLLQRVVAHGLAASGRYLTVRIPLPDRPGQLARVSELVAEAGANVMEVMHTRHGQGLQISEVSLQLSIETRGAEHTELTLDTLRRAGYDPIVVPD
- the greA gene encoding transcription elongation factor GreA; amino-acid sequence: MSTDAQVPFLTQEAYDRLVAELEHLSTVGRDEIAKRIEAAREEGDLKENGGYHAAKDEQGKQEARIRTLEQLLKTAKVGEAPASRGVVEPGTVVTAVVAGGEERFLLGSREIAGDTDYDVYSEASPLGQAILGLKIGEKTSYEAPNGKSISVEITGVETFAG
- a CDS encoding DUF4307 domain-containing protein — its product is MTTALELDERYGRIRRGRTPWIIGIGIVTAAIIVFGWMTFTQSMNSVDADDLGYEVVDEHSVTVRFQITGGQGKDVACAIQALDAEFGVVGWKVLEIPAAGEHSQQLTVTVPTVAEATTGLVNTCWVA